In Lactiplantibacillus pentosus, the sequence ATCCATCATGTAGACGTTATCGGAGCCGGCTTGAACAGAACACACGTTGACCACACCAAACGGCACGTTATGGCATTGTGTCGAGTCCATCACAGCGAGATTGAGCAAATTGGCTCCGTGGCATTTAGTGCAAAATACCACGTCCCAGTAGATGGCATAAAACTAGATAAAGAAACACTAAAACGAATTGGCTTGAAAGGTAAATACAGCAGTGACTAATACACCGGGTGGGTGGAATGCCCACTATATGATTGAGGTGATATAGATGAATAACCTTTTAATTAGTGAACCACCATTGCAAGTTCTACCTACATTGGCAGTAAGAGTTGGGTTAAAAGAGGCAATCGTATTGCAACAATTCCATTACTGGTTACAGCGTTCTGGTAATAACAGAGATGGGTATAAATGGATTTATAACAGTTATGATGAATGGCACAAACAATTCCCGTTCTTTAGCAAGGTGACGCTACGAAGGACAATCAATAGCTTAGAAAAGCAAGGATACTTGATCAGTGGAAATTATAATAAAGCCGGTTTTGACAAGACTAAATGGTATCGGATTGATTATCAGCGTATGAGCAAAGCATGTGATCAAAATGATCATACGAGGTGCTCAAATCGATCACATGCAGGTGATCAAAATGAGCAGACCAATACCAATAGATTACCAGAGACTACTACAGAGACTAACAATAATAAACGTCCAAACTCAAAAACCAAGTATGGACCCGATGATCCACCCTACAAAGTAGCAGTCCATTTGTTGACCAGAATTAAGCAACGGCAACCTGACTTTAAAGAACCAAACTTACAGAAATGGGCTAATGACATCCGTCTAGCTCATGAACGTGATCATCGTGATTATGAAAAATTAGATTGGCTAGTAGATTGGTCACAGGATAATTCATTCTGGCAAGCAAACATTTTGTCGGCAGGGAAGTTACGAAAGCAGTATGACACGCTCATTGGTCAGGCTGAACGTGATCGCCCGACTAATGTTGCGCCACAAACGCGAGAGGACTGGTTTGGCTAATGGAAAATGTAACGAAGTTATTCAATCAAACCACGATTCAGAAAGTAGTAGCGGCTAGAGGAATTGATACAACTAAGTTGCCGACCAAAGAAGAATTGGATCATCAAACGATTGACCGTGCCAATGCTAGCGTGATTGCTAACCGAAAACGATATTACTATCGTATGTCAGTGTGGTCTGGCGGTGTACCGTTACGATTTAGCTTTAATGATTGGCAAGTCGATAAACAGCCTAATCAAGCTAAAGCTAGAGAACTTGGTAATCAAGCATTTAAGTTAGCTAGGCAATTAGAGACTAACCAGTTCAACGTAGCGCTTGCAGGCGGACCCGGCGTTGGCAAAACATCATTAGCGCTAGCAATTATGTATCAGCTAATGAGCGTAGGGCAGACAGCAATGTTTGTCTCAACAGCTGAGTTGCTACGGCTGGTCAACGAGAAATACGATGCGCCAGATGTCAGAGAACGCTTAAACTATGTTCTAAAGGACATGAAAAAAGTCGACGTGTTGGTGCTAGACGACTTTGGTACTGAAGGCGGTAAGCCGACTGAAAAAGGGTTCTACAAGCCAGTGCACAAAGATTTACGTACGTTGATGTATGACGTTGCCAATGCCAGATGGAACCTTAACATTAACGATGGCAAATTAGCAACGATTATCACTACCAACAATACACGAAGCCAGTTAGAAAACATGTATAGTGGTCAGACAATTGATCGTTTATATACCAAGGATACTAGCTGTCAATTGCTGTTTGACAATATGGAAGGAGTCAGAAGTGTATGAGTTGTGAATTATGTCATGGTAGTAAAGTTGTTCAGCAACCACTTGGGAGTTATGGTTTCACGTTTGCCCCATGCCCAAATTGTACGAATGAGATACACGCTCATTACGAACAGGAGCTTGAAAGGAAGTTAGCCTATGGCAAGCAAAAATTGGCTTAAAGAGCTGGAAGTCATTCATAAGCTAGAAGCGAGATACGGCAGCATGGATAACGTGCCACCAAGCAAACTAGCTAACCTGCATAAGATGCCCGGAATTAAGGCCGTATCAGGCGATTACACGGAGATTACGCGTACCCAGTATAATGCCATTAAATTAGTCATGAAAGGCAAGCAGGGTAAAACTAGGACGTCTCGGGAGCTAAATCACATTAACGTTTGGCTGGATAATCGCATTCGTGCAATTGACGAAAACAAATACTACATTACGGAGGACGAATAAACATGATTGATATGAAAATTGACCAGTATCATCTGACTAGTGACAAATACGAAGTTAAGGTTAACAGGATGTCATTAGACAGCCATGGGCATCCGGTAACTAGCTACGATGAAAAGTCTGGTATTAATCGACTGGTAGAAGTACCCCTAGCACACTGTAAGAACGTCGAGGACGCATTGCACTGGCTTCGTGGGTATTTAATCCGGACTGGCAGTGAACACATTAAAACAGTGGATCAGTTAGCCAGAAAGAGTCATGAAATTGAACGACAGTTTGACACGTACATTAAAGAGCGCGTACCGGAAGGATTGTGAGTTATGCCTAAACACACTAAGAAGCGTTCAACGATTAAACGGAAGCACCGGCGCATGAGGAAGCATGCCGAAGCAAACAAAGCTAAAGCACAGGATAACAAGCAACTGGTCAAGGAATATGAGCCGTACAACATTAATAAGCGGGCGTTCGGGGAGGATTGAAAATGAGTATTAGAAATAAAATTGGACTTGGCATGATAGCCTTATTTATTTTAGTCACGATCATTGGGAACTTCTTAGACGGATTTTGGCATGGAGTTGCTTTTATCAGTGTTGTGGCATGGGTTGTGATAGCGCTGGATCTATCGAGTTCTAACAGATGATAGGAGATGGCGACGATGATTATACAGTGGAGGAAGAAAAATGAAACGGTTGATTGATATTGTGTGGAACGCACCATCAGAAACCATTTTAGAATGGCTAGGTATAACTATACTAGTCGTATTGGTAATTTATGTCGTGATGTTCGGAGGATTGTATTATAAGCGATGATTAAGTTTAGAGCGTGGGACAAACAAGAAAAACGCATGTTAGTTGTTTATCGTATTAGTTTTGATGGCCCAATTGAGGGTGCTCAAGTTCATTGCTATTTAGATGACAGAGGATCAGAAGGTTCAACTGAATATTCTTATGACGGTGACGGATTAATTTTGGAACAGTTTACCGGCCTGAAAGACGTGAACGGCAAGGATATCTATGAGGGTGATATTTTGCATTTTGGAAGCATTTGGTGTGTTGGGGACGAATATGACCCTAGAGAAGAAGAGCACATAGGCGCCGTAGAATATCATCCCGACTATGCGAGTTATGTGGTTAATTGTAACGGAAAAAAATATCCATTAGAACAATTAATCAGTTTTGATGGGTATTCAGTACAAGGCAACGTGCACGAAAACCTGGAACTATTGGAGGAAGAAAAATGAAGTTCTATCGCAAACAGCCAATTGAGGCCGAACAGTTCGATGGTAGTCAGACAAGTCTATTTGGCTATGAAGTTATTCCAGACTCATTGCTTGATGCATTAACAGGTGAGCCAGCTTATTATTCAATACTGATTGACGATTTTGAGCCCGAACCTGATGACTTTACAGATGATAATGAAGTATCGTTTGAAATTGGTGATTGGATTGTTAATGAAGCAGACGAGATTAAAGTTATGGCTGATGAAGAGTTCAAACAACAGTATGCCGAGTTACCGGTGATTCCTAAAAACGTTGCTGAACGCATTATAACCGGGCACAGCCTTAATGACTTAATTCCTACTTTGGGCGGAATTTACAGAGCTATGATCCAAACAGTTGTTTATGGATATCAGAAAGGCGATATTGGCGACTGGATTGTCAATCATGGTGATGTTTTTGCCCGGGCGTGGCTAGACGGATATGTGGTGGAGGAAGAAAAATGACTGACACCGAATACGCAAAAGCAATCAAAATCTTACAATAGAGCATGTATTTTGACAATAATAAATAATGCCACCATGATAATTGCAGGTAAAAATTATGCGATAGCTAGAATGAAGGCGAGAAAATATAATGGAAAAGCGTATAGATCATGAAAAGCTTAACAACCTGGTATGTGAAGTTGAAGACCGCCATGAAAATGGCATTCTTGGCGCAAACGAAAAAGAAATGGCACCTATTTGGAGGATAACCAAGGCTACAATGAAGAGTGGTTATTTAGCAGTTTCGTTGCGGCAATACAATTTAATTGAAGCATACGCAGCCAAGAGCTCACATACAACAGAGGAGAAGAACCAAACCTTAAAGCAACTGCATAAGAAATACAGTTGGCTAAATCGGCGAGTAACAGAATATCGCCATGGCAATTTAATTATTCAGAGTTGAGGTGGAAAGTGGTGAGTGATTTTGAAACTAACAAGAAATTCTTAAGGCGTTACCGGCCTTACTTTAGACAAATTAAGCGGCTTGAAACTAAGCTATTTGTCATTGATGATCGTATTGAGTCAACACACTCACCTAGTATGACGGGACAACCGGGTGGTGGTAAGCGGCGAGAACTAGCTGACGATTTAATTCAGCGAGAAGAGGTTGAAGCACGTATCAACAAGCTCATTAAGAAAAGCCGTCCAATCAAAGCTGAGATTACGGATTGTCTTGATGAGTTAACTAATTCGTTAGAAGCTTCTATTTTAGAGCAGTATTTTATTGAAGATATTCAACTGGACACGATTGCACTACAGATGAGCTATTCATTTCGTCAGGTCAAACGATTGTACGGTGATGGAGTAAGACACGTGAAAGTTTTATAAAGGAAAAGTCGTTGCGATTATGCGACGGCTTTCTTGTTATAATAGTAAAAGATTGAAATCTCATAATTGGTGAAAGTTTGTTTATTAAAAGTACATAACTAAAGGATGATAAAATATGAATGAGGATGAGTTGAAACGATTACAAGGAAATATACAGAAAATCAATCGAACACGCGCACAGGCAATGAATCACTATAAATTTAAACAAATACCAGTTAGTTCAAGAGGATATTTAGAATTTCTCAAAAAGGTAGCAAAAATTAATTCTATAAATTTATCTAAGATGGGTGAGGACTCTTTTGCTATTGAAAACAGAAAAATAATGCAGCAAATTTCAGCATCGAAACAACAAATCATGGTAGCGGCTAGCCGTAAACAGAAAGGAATAAACTTCTTAACGGAGGCTGTTAATTCAGAATACTGGAAAAGTATTCATAGCATGGCCCAACGTGCAGGTAAAGTAGCTGACAACTTTAAAAAAGAATATCCTAATCAAAGAAAAGTAATTGATAAGATTTATCAGACCGGTTGGAGTATGGGAAATGGAATTGAAAATTTTCCTAATCTATTTACTCAACCAGATGATTTGTTAAAGTTTTCGTTAGATGAGATTGATCAACAATATTCTTCTTATTACATTAAAGATAATGGAATATTTGATGAATTAGAAAATATACAAAGTAGTGTGACTATCCATAAGGATATTGTACAAGATTTGATTACAACATTAAAGGAAAGCCCTAATAGTTGGAAGCTATTCTATCCACTATTGTTTTCAATCTTAGATGCAATTTTGGTCAGTCAACGGCATGAGGGCGAATTAAATGTTGATGACTTTTCGAATCATGGTAGGGTAGAAAAAATGAAAAAAAGAAGTAAGAGTGATAAAAAAATTGAAGTTGATATTTTTCAATATGTTTATTATAAAACCTTAGAGCAAGCTGATATTCTGTTTAAAAATAAACCATTTAAATTACCATCCGAACAGGTAGAATTTGGAAGAAATAGTGTTCAGCACGGACGATACGATCCAAGTAATTATACGTATAAACAATTTGCACAACTGGTGGTTTTTATATCAACTTTGTGCATTTACAATAAATAGCTTCAAAGGAAAAAGTT encodes:
- a CDS encoding YopX family protein — translated: MIKFRAWDKQEKRMLVVYRISFDGPIEGAQVHCYLDDRGSEGSTEYSYDGDGLILEQFTGLKDVNGKDIYEGDILHFGSIWCVGDEYDPREEEHIGAVEYHPDYASYVVNCNGKKYPLEQLISFDGYSVQGNVHENLELLEEEK
- a CDS encoding ATP-binding protein, encoding MENVTKLFNQTTIQKVVAARGIDTTKLPTKEELDHQTIDRANASVIANRKRYYYRMSVWSGGVPLRFSFNDWQVDKQPNQAKARELGNQAFKLARQLETNQFNVALAGGPGVGKTSLALAIMYQLMSVGQTAMFVSTAELLRLVNEKYDAPDVRERLNYVLKDMKKVDVLVLDDFGTEGGKPTEKGFYKPVHKDLRTLMYDVANARWNLNINDGKLATIITTNNTRSQLENMYSGQTIDRLYTKDTSCQLLFDNMEGVRSV
- a CDS encoding DUF1642 domain-containing protein is translated as MKFYRKQPIEAEQFDGSQTSLFGYEVIPDSLLDALTGEPAYYSILIDDFEPEPDDFTDDNEVSFEIGDWIVNEADEIKVMADEEFKQQYAELPVIPKNVAERIITGHSLNDLIPTLGGIYRAMIQTVVYGYQKGDIGDWIVNHGDVFARAWLDGYVVEEEK
- a CDS encoding replication protein — its product is MNNLLISEPPLQVLPTLAVRVGLKEAIVLQQFHYWLQRSGNNRDGYKWIYNSYDEWHKQFPFFSKVTLRRTINSLEKQGYLISGNYNKAGFDKTKWYRIDYQRMSKACDQNDHTRCSNRSHAGDQNEQTNTNRLPETTTETNNNKRPNSKTKYGPDDPPYKVAVHLLTRIKQRQPDFKEPNLQKWANDIRLAHERDHRDYEKLDWLVDWSQDNSFWQANILSAGKLRKQYDTLIGQAERDRPTNVAPQTREDWFG